The following DNA comes from Stigmatella erecta.
GTTATTGGCGGATTTTTACCATATTACTAAATTGCCCGACAAGTGCTATCTCTGCAAGGGTTCGCTTCGAAATGATCTGAAACAGACAGTGTGCAGGTCTGGCCCGTGACAGAGCGCATCGCCCACATGCCCCCCTCGCCACCCACCCCTCAGGCACCGCTGTCGTTGATCCTCGATACCAACGTCGTCCTCGACATGCTGCTCTTCAATGATCCTCTCACGCGCGGCCTGAGTGAAGCCCTCTCAGTGGACAAACTCATCGCGTGGGCGGACCGGGACACGCTCACGGAGCTGGAGCGCGTGCTCACCTTTCGTGACTTCCCCCGCGAGGGTGTGAACCGTGACGCCCTCCTCGAGCGCTACCGGAGGCTGGTGCGCCTGGCGCCGGAGGCCACGGCGCGGCCCGCGGGGGTGCCGCGCTGCCGGGACCGGAGTGACCAGAAGTTCCTGGAGCTGGCGGCGCGCACGGGGGCGCACTGGCTGGTGAGCAAGGACCGCCAGGTGCTCTCGCTCGCCGATCGGCGGGGGCTGCCGTTCGAAATCCTCAGCCTCCGGCAGGCCTCCGCGCGGCTGGCGGCCCTCAGCGGCTGAGGAGCACGCCGGCCTGGCTGGAGCCGCCGGTGAAGACGTCCATCAGGCCATCGCCGTTGAGGTCCCCCACCGCCAGGGACTGGCCGCCCGCCACGGAGCCCCAGGACACGGGGCCCCCGAAGCCCCCCGCGCCATTGCCCCGCCACACCGTCAGGGCCTCGGCGTTGGTGAGCTTGAGCATGGCCGCGACATCCAGCCGCCCATCCCCATCCAGGTCGGCGATGGCCACGCCCTCCAGCACGCCCACGCTGGCCGTGGACAGCGTGACGGTGGCCGTGAAGTTGGCGTTGCCCTGGCCCTTCAGGATGCGCACCTGGTGGTTGGAGGCATTGCCCGGAATGCCGCACACCACCGCCAGGTCCAGCTTGCCGTCCTGATCCAGGTCTCCGGCCGCCAGCGTCTCGCAGCCGGTCCCCAGGTTCACGATCTTCGCGGGCCCGGTGAAGTTGCCCGTCCCGTTGCCCAGCAGCACGCCCAGGCCGTTGGTGGAGCTGCTGTTGGCGAAGGCGGCATCCACCTTGCCATCCTGATTGAAGTCCGCGGTGACGAGGGCGCGCGGCGCGCCCCCCGGGGACGGCACGGTGACGAGGTTGCCGAAGGTGCCGCTGCCATCATTGAGGTGGACGCCCACCGACGTGGTGCTGCCCACCAGGATGTCCAGGTCTCCATCCTGGTCCACATCCACGAGCTCCAGCGTCCGCGCCGCGCTGGAGGCCCGCGTGGCGGAGCTCTCCGCGCCGCCCGTGCCGTTGCCCAGGTGGACGGTGATGGTGTTGCCCCCGCTGCTGGCCACCAGCATGTCGGGCTTGCCGTCGCGGTTCACATCCCCCACCGCCACCGACTGCGGGGTGCTGCCCGCGGAGAGCGTGTGCAGCTCCGGGAAGTTCCCGGTGCCATCGTTCAACAGCACGCTCATGAACTGGGTGGTCCGGTTGGCGGTGAGCAGGTCCAGCTTCCCATCCCGGTTGATGTCCGCCACCAGGGCGCCGCGCGCATCCGCCGTGCCCGAGGGGTTCAGGACGGCGAAGCCCCGCACGCCCATGGCCGTGGAGCCCGTGCCCCGCATCACCGCGACGCGGTGGGTGGCGCTGAAGGTGGCCACCAGGTCCTGCCGCCCATCCCCGTCCAGGTCCGCCCCGGTGAGGCTGCCCGCCACCGTGCCCGCGGCGAGCACGGGGCCCAGGAGGAACGGGCCATAGGGGCTGCCCGCCGCCACGGGCTTGCCCAGCAGCAGCGCCATGCTGGGGCCCAGGTTGCTGGCCACCGCCACATCGGGCCAGCCATCCGCGTTGAAGTCCCCCACCGTCACCCCGCGGGGCTGGCGGAACTCCTGGGCCCCCACGGTGGCCGTCGTGTTG
Coding sequences within:
- a CDS encoding putative toxin-antitoxin system toxin component, PIN family, with protein sequence MTERIAHMPPSPPTPQAPLSLILDTNVVLDMLLFNDPLTRGLSEALSVDKLIAWADRDTLTELERVLTFRDFPREGVNRDALLERYRRLVRLAPEATARPAGVPRCRDRSDQKFLELAARTGAHWLVSKDRQVLSLADRRGLPFEILSLRQASARLAALSG